In the Sus scrofa isolate TJ Tabasco breed Duroc chromosome 6, Sscrofa11.1, whole genome shotgun sequence genome, one interval contains:
- the ALG6 gene encoding dolichyl pyrophosphate Man9GlcNAc2 alpha-1,3-glucosyltransferase, whose translation MEKWYLMTVVVLIGLTVRWTVSLNSYSGAGKPPMFGDYEAQRHWQEITFNLPINQWYFNSSDNNLQYWGLDYPPLTAYHSLLCAYVAKFINPDWIALHTSRGYESQAHKLFMRATVLIADLLIYIPAVVLYCCCLKEISTKKKIANALCILLYPGLILIDYGHFQYNSVSLGFALWGVLGVSYDWDLLGSLAFCLAINYKQMELYHSLPFFCFLLGKCFKKGLKGKGFVLLIKLACTVVASFILCWLPFFTEREQTLQVLRRLFPVDRGLFEDKVANVWCSFSVFLKIKDILPHHIQIMISFCFTFLSLLPACMKLTLHPSPKGFKFTLVSCALSFFLFSFQVHEKSILLVSVPVCLVLSEIPFMSTWFLLVSTFSMLPLLLKDELVMPSVVTAMAFFIACTTSFSIFEKTSEEELQLKSFSISVRKYFPCFTFLPRIIRYLFLTSVITMVLLTLMTVTLDPPQKLPDLFSVLVCFVSCLNFLFFLVYFNIIIMWDSKNERNQKKIN comes from the exons GTGCTGGAAAGCCCCCTATGTTTGGTGATTATGAAGCTCAGAGACACTGGCAAGAAATTACTTTCAATTTACCAATCAACCAATG gtaTTTTAACAGCAGTGATAACAATTTACAGTATTGGGGACTGGATTATCCACCTCTTACAGCTTATCATAGTCttttatgtgcatatgt GGCAAAGTTTATAAATCCAGACTGGATTGCTCTCCATACATCACGTGGATACGAGAGTCAGGCACATAAGCTCTTCATGCGTGCAACAG tGTTAATTGCTGATTTGCTGATTTACATACCTGCAGTAGTTTTGTACTGTTGTTGTTTAAAAGAAATCTCAACTAAGAAAAAG ATTGCTAATGCATTATGCATATTGCTGTATCCAGGCCTTATTCTTATTGACTATGGACATTTTCA ATATAATTCTGTGAGTCTTGGCTTTGCTTTATGGGGTGTTCTTGGAGTGTCTTATGACTGGGACCTGCTAGGGTCACTGGCATTCTGCTTAGCTATAAATTATAAGCAAATGGAACTTTACCACTCCTtgccatttttttgctttttacttggCAAGTGTTTCAAAAAAGGCCTCAAAGGAAAGGG GTTTGTATTGTTAATTAAGCTGGCTTGTACTGTTGTGGCTTCCTTCATTCTCTGCTGGCTGCCATTTTTTACAGAAAGGGAGCAAACCCTGCAAGTTCTAAGAAGACTCTTCCCAGTAGATCGTGGATTATTTGAG gatAAAGTAGCCAATGTTTGGTGCAGTTTCAGTGTCTTTCTGAAGATCAAGGATATTTTGCCACATCACATCCAGATAATGATCAG cttctgttttacatttttgagcCTGCTTCCTGCATGTATGAAATTAACACTTCACCCTTCTCCTAAAGGATTCAAATTTACTCTG GTTAGCTGTGCactatcattctttttattttctttccaagtaCACGAAAAGTCCATTCTTTTGGTATCAGT aCCAGTCTGCTTAGTTTTAAGTGAAATTCCTTTTATGTCTACTTGGTTTTTACTTGTGTCAACATTTAG TATGCTACCTCTTCTGCTGAAAGATGAACTAGTAATGCCCTCAGTTGTGACAGCGATGGCATTTTTTATAGCTTGCACAACTTCCttttcaatatttgaaaagacTTCTGAAGAAGAACTGCAGTTGAaatccttttccatttctgttaGGAAATATTTTCCGTGTTTTACATTTCTTCCCAGAATTATACGGTATTTG TTTCTTACCTCAGTAATCACTATGGTCCTTCTGACACTGATGACTGTCACACTGGATCCTCCTCAGAAACTACCGGACTTATTTTCTGTATTGGTATGTTTTGTATCCTGCTTAAACTTCCTGTTCTTCTTAGTATACTTTAACATTATAATCATGTGGGattccaaaaatgaaagaaatcagaagaaaatcaACTAG